tgactgatgttgctgactgatgttgctgactgactgatgttgctgactgatgttgctgactgatgttgctgtgtgatttgcagtgtgtgtgaacCAAAGGATGACTTTCTCACTAGAAATAGTGAAGAAAACTCTACTGGCTGACAAATATCTGTTATCTCAAGGTTGATATCATCATATCTCTGCCACACCCTAGGAGTGGATGTATGGAGATGGAATGTACGTacgtgtgtttatgtgtaacaAAGTGTTAACATGTTATTAATATTGATTTAACCAGAAAAGCCCgacagcagacagcagaggtATCAAACCGTAACTATGGAGGATTATTTTAGATGAACACACAGATCTTTATCATGTATGAAGAGTGCTGGGATGCTTTCATTGATTTGAATTTCGTGTTTTATACTCCTCTTCAAAAATAACCATCATCATTTTAATTAAccaacatttaaacaaatattttatcagaggAAACGCcaatttaaattaaactaaatgctaaaaataatatttaatgaaaactaatttattatcatcatttcattttgatcaTATTTGGAAAATATttgtcaaacttttttttcaaatcaatgAGCATCTCCAACTAAATCCCAGCCCTGATTCTACCAGTTTATGATCTGATGATGAAGAACTGATGAGTTCAGTTTATGGAGGAGAACGTGGCTCCGCTGATTGATCCACTGCTAAATGTATCCATAAACCTaaagacacaaaaaataaataaattacataaaatagaACACAAGTAATTTACCAAAAACATCTGGAGTTTAATTCCACAAAGCCTCATAAATACAGTATCATTTAGACCCAATATATCccaatattgtttattttaatttagtttgatACCATTTTAATAAATTGGTCTCACTGTTTTTCTAAAGGTTCATATTTGAGTTTTAAATATTAGACTTTATCTGCTGACGTGAAGGGTTCTGAAAACATCTGTGCCTTTCTCTTAATAATCTCACTTCACTTCTTATTAAACAGTTTGACCTTTGTTGTGGAGAATCAACAGAAAGTCAGAGATGTCCTTTACAGCTCCAACGTGTCCCAGAGGTTTCCCAGTGGATGAAGAACCAATCCCAGAAGGTTTCACAGAGTTTAAGGCGGCTTAGTTTAACAACAGCTGATAATAGTTCATGTCCCGTATGAAGCTACTCACTGTGTTCAGGGTGATGTGTTTAGGATTAAGTCTCTTGATTCAGTTTCTCATTGACCTCAGAGCTGTCAGTAGATGGAGGGCATTTGGCtgaaataaaaagcaaaaacaagtcatttattttttctttttggcaAAGTATCTTCTAACACCTTGCCAGTAGATATGATCCCCTCTTCTTGTCACTCAAATCTCTTCTACCTTTCTGTTTTGATCTTACTTCACTTCTTTTCCTATCACTTCTCTCTTCCAGAAGGAGAGGAACATGCAGAGACTGAATGTAGTGTATAATGATGGCATGAGACTGCTTCTGAAACAACCAAGATGGTGTAGTGATAGCCAAATGTTTGGTAGTGTTGGTGTGCCTACCTGTTCTGCCTTAAtaagaaaccttatttattaatatgtgtAGAATGTCAGTCTCAGAAAACAGAATTATACCAGCTTTAGCCCACATGGATTTTACATAACcataaaaaaacacccaaaatgttACCATGACAATATTAATGATATATAGTATGTATTTGGGGTATTTtatagcctgacgtggtcatactcagattccagtcagaatgtgagtctgaagccgctccattgggctgtgattatggggcgtgttccaaccgaaccaggaaagaaaatgcctctgcattcATTGGATAgatctccaaccaatcagagcaacagaactCAACTCAACTGTCAACAGAACTCAACACCGTGTATcgtctccatagcaaccactCTTTGCACAGTGCATTCGTTCCGTTCTAACggacttttagacttttttgaagctggatatatcatttgttgcgtgtaaatataaatgtggataacgttagtggtAGTgacatgcttgctacagttgcatttctagagatgaatcggtgaaaacacgttttatttctctgattcagggctttgttctaacgccgctggacgctccctctcttcagtctctctctagctcgctccaccataTAACGCTACGTGCTTTCGGGCCGTTGTTGAGGCTccgctccgtctaaaactctgccatctcgtaaagctgtttgtaacgcagaaataaaatggattaatgatcattttattcatatagtttatatctgactttaccagctgacttctctattggccgttgaacagctgagtcgcagccacGCCATCAGTTTGAGACAGGCCGGttgaggattttaaaatgaatgccctgtcgatatcttctgtaacagacgcgatggtggaatctacacatctcaattctccatcGGCAGCCacctgttgtaaacaaattcaacccaagcgctctttggtgacgtggttgattctgTTACTGTTGGTCATCTGTccgacaatttgattggtccgaacagatcTTGTTCGAGCATAATTGCTcctcaacggatcaagtccagaccgaacttcccgacctcgaatgttgtgggcggggctaagttcggctggcagcCAGGCTAGGTATTTTATACTGTAGGTGGTATAACCTACAGCACATTACATCTAAACAAAGTTGATTTGGAAGAGCCACTgaactgggtttttttttccaatcggCTGTGATGTCATCGGTTGCCGGGCAGATTTCAGTGCAACAGGTTTCTACAGCGGGAAACCAAAGCAGCACATGTGTAGCCTGAAGAATAGCTGAGTGGATCTGCCCAGTCTTATACATAAATAATCAGGTATACATGTAGACTGTGGAGACATTGGCGCTCCTGTTTGTATATTACAGGTGAAGGTTGTTGACCTTTTATTAATGTATATGAATTGTACTTTATATTTATtgctatatttttgtaaatattgcCCTTTTTTATTGTACTATGGACCTTGCATTTGTGTCCTGAATgaagtcattattattattattattactacatcATGCTATTGTCATCGTAGGATCCAAAAGCAGCTCCAGAGTGTAACCCTTTAAGGTGCTACGTGTTTATCCTCAGCACACATCTCTCAAAAAGGGGTTTTATTAATCCACTGTCCCTTGttcaaaaaataaactttccaaaagtccaaaaatgtgtaaatatatatatagctatgaaaataaattaacacattaatttgaatataaataaaaatgcttaTAATTATTCTTTTATATGTAGTTATTTCTCTTTATATTTCCCACTAGAGGAGCAGTGGATTTGTTTGGAACGCGTCTCAGAATCCAccgatttctttttgtttatttatctttatcATTCAGACTTCATATTGATacgatttttcttctttttcatcaGCAAATAATAAACTGTCCTTACTAGATGGCGTACAGGGAGTGACAGCAGAGCAAAACataaaagatataaaaaaaaaaaaaacctttcattTCCAATCCCTTAGCGGTACTGAGCGGTACAGCGGTAAATAACCGTGTGGCtacaaacaaagaagaaaaagtgaACGAGAGCTCAGCTGTTCTATACCAGCTGATACAATCACTGCCTCAATCAGCTGACTGTCAGAAGGCTGTGACGATACGCCACGTACCAACATCAATTAACACAACTGACTAGTTCATAATGAGTCTGGTTTACTCCCAATATCAATGGGTTTATGCACAATTCatccaaaaataaattaatgtcAAAATCATAATCTCTGCTCCAatatccacatttatttattcttttatttctttctgtaTATTTCCAgttctttttatttacttatttagcCCATTTCTCTTTatgtttcaacatttttgtatttagttatttattcttttatttctttatcttTATATTTCAACAttcttgtttctctttcttttacatatttattctTCTTTATGGCACTCCTAAAGTtcccaaaccaaaccaaacactATCCACACTCAGCTGTTGGTTGAGGGCCATCAAACTGCCGGTCAGACTGAAAGGGACAGAAATGTCTCTGAGTGGATTATCAGTAAcgctaataaataaaatactactGGATTATCTCAAAGTAAACGCACATTAAACATAATATATGAAGAATAGAAGCAAATATGATGAAATATCAACACataaatattaatgaatgtttttggtttttttaagatgatttttttgtgcattttagggctttatttatataggacagctgaagacatgataGGGtacagagagggggaatgacacgcagaagtcgaacctgcggccgctgcgtcgaggagtaaacctccatatatgggcgtctgctctaccaggtgagcagGTGCCCCATATTAATGAATGTTtatctaaaatatatatttgtctcTTCTAGTCATATTATCATGACACTGAGCATCACACCGCTTACCGTTGAAGTTTGCTTTACTTTCACAATCTGATAAAAAGCATCAACTCAAAGTCTAAAATCACAAGTACTGAAACACGAGACAATCTTTCTGTTTGAGTCTCTCACCTTTCTTCTTTCTGTAAACTAGGACTCCGATCACAGCGAGGAGGACGAGAGCCAGAACAACCACTGCAGCAATGATGGGGGTGGTCATGTCAGTGGGCTTCTCTGTTgagcagaaaacaacaacaatagtcCCAACCTGAACAGATGAAGCAGGTTAGAAGAGAAGAACATCCATTTATCAACCAGACCACAATCCTGTATACAGACACTTTATGTTACATTTACAAAAGAGGTTAAAAAAGAAGTGTTTTATATGTTTCATTattgaaatgtttctttttcattaaATCAAAGCTATATAACCGGTGGGCAGACAGCACAAACATCATGGTGGTGGACAACAATCATTTCTCCAAAGCAGTTTAAAACGTTTACTTTACATTACTGTAAAAGTAAAGATTGGTTTAATGATCTAATCCTTAAAGTTATATATTTCAAAAAAACTAGATAAAAGAAACTGACAACAAAACCATTTAAGGAAACAAAACTTCCCATCcaacacataaaaatacatgaagTACAGGACTGTTAGAGTAAACTAAATGTGTGTTTCCTTCATCACGTCTGATTCCAGTCTTACCTCTGTTGGTCCTGATCTTTGCTATGTCCAGTTTGGTGACGATGTCGTCCTTCATACCAGAGAGCTGAAACACACAGTCGTACCTCCTCCAGTCTTCAGCTGGGACTGATGAAAGGTCCAGGTCAACACTCATCTGGAAGGATCCATCGTGGTTGGGGAGGGTCTCTCCGACGTCCCACGTCCCTCATGATGCTCCTCTCCATCTTTCCTCCAGAACATCATGGCTCTGTCAGGGTAGAAACCTGTAGCGTGGCAGCTGACTGGAGAGGAGGGAGACTTCTGGAGGAGAGACACTGAGGGACGATCTGCACAGTGAAGACAaagactttattattatttactggaGATTAATATTCTCATGTATTTTAAATGcatcttttatgaaatgcaaataaacctcACTGAAGTGTAAAAAGGGAGGTGAGATAGATTAAAAAGGGAGGACAGGGAgtgtgagaaagacagaaagagacagagagacaaactgagacaaacagaaacaaagcagaaagaaagagagagaaaaaagttaAGAAGAGTGGTGATAAAtacaaagaggagagaaaggcagagagatgaagagaagtGAGAACATgagagaaaatgtgtgtaaactgagacaaagtGGGTCTCTGTTGTTTAATATTTATTGTGATGTTACTGTTGGTTAGAAACACAAGAAGAAATGTTAACATTGTTGTGTCCATTAAACTCCAGCAGGTCATGTGATTCTACCTGTTCTCAGCAGAGAGCTCCTCCCATAGTTCAGATACTTCTTCACCCACTCAGGACAAATCTGGGTCAGGTAGTGTTTTTTCCGTGCTATCTCAGCTTTGTCATTGTCCCACTTGTGTTTGGTGATGACAGCCTGTTGTTTTGGAGCGACGCATGACTCTGTCTTCAGGTCAAATGATATGAAGTCTTCTCCATCATAACCAAACTGTTCATAACCATTGTCCTCATCAGTCTCATCATCCCACTCACAGCCGTACATCCACTGGAAAATGTGgacacctgagagagagagagagagagagagagagagagagagagagagagagagagagagagagagagagagagagagagagagagtcagtcaTCTGTTAACAGTTAATAACTcaaactaacaattattttcattatcaattatttttattaattaattaaccaaacacatttaaacaaagaaaagcagcaaaattctcacatttctttttaataaaagacttaaataaatatttgattatcaaaattgatgtcaattcattttctgtaatCAACTAATAGATTATTGATTAATAGTTTCATCACTTATTATGTtattagacacagacacactgtggTCAATCTAATCTGATCTAATCTGGAGTTCTGATACATATTTAGGGTTTAAACTAATTATTCTTCTCATTATTGATGATGTAAGGAttatttttgatacatttaaataaatgtttacaatGTCAAATGAAATGTTGACAACTGTTGATCAGAAGTTGTGAGAGTGTGAGATGAAATCTTCTAATAGTTTCTTCTGTCTGATCAACACTCAAcactatttattattaaatgatattaaacagagaaaagcagaacaTTCTCATATTTGAGAAACTGAAACtacaaaatatttgacttttttcttaaTAAAAGACTAAAATAATGATCTGAttatcaatgtttttgtcaattaaTTTCCTGTCATCAACTAATAGATCATTGACTAATAGTTTGATCCCTTTCTCTGTTTATGATGGTCCAGACCAGGGCTGAACCATTCATGGTGTTCACATAGATCAGATAATGGTGAAGAGAGAGATGAATccaatgtttggtgtaacatttgagTTAAcagtttttattcctctttttattattaaattcaTCTTTTTTAGAAGATAAATGCTGAATCATGTTCCACGTCACAGATtctttacagaaatgtcctattttcagcGGATTTCTCATTTCTCTGTTATGACTTCATTTATCTAAAAAACAAATCCCAAAATCGAACCATAATCATAATATCTGACaggaaaattacatttattcatCAATCAACCATTTACTTCATTTACAATATTAAACTAAGAAAAGCGTTCTCATATTTGCATTATATCTCTGCTTAAGgcgagacactacaggtgaatagggtaacatttttaactagcagatatcaccatgaaactctcccagttgattacttacattaatatgagaaaaaaatgtattacagcttttctgtaatttaatgtttaaatatgcaaattaggcattatctaattaaatatgcgctaatttgcatatcatttaaaaaacaaaatctgagTATTGGATAAATCCAagttcaaaattattttttcattgtgttCACATATTAGATGGGGAAAAAATTACAGAGGGATTTATGGATATCTACTTTTGTTATCCTGTAAATCAGAATATACTGTCaatagcctttaaaaaaaaatcgattttcgccacgttttttggaataaaatgttatataaatcaGGCTAGGaataatatatttacaaatCCCTCTGTCAATGTCTTCATAATATAACTAGGTACAGGACTGGGAAGTTTGGTGTATAAATAGAAATAGCCATACTGGCTGCAGCCTCAACCCTGCTTTTCCCCACAAAGACTGTTTTTGGACATCGGGCCCATATGACCAAGTTGAGGCATGCGTTGGCATTCTGAGTGCCTCCGTGCTGCATGGGCTTGACATCCGGTAATACACAGGGATGAGCTTCTTATCAGTCATTCAAAAGACCAATATTTAGAACATTGGAGAAAGCAATCAAAGTAGACTAAATTGTTATTTGACGGAGTATCTTCACACTGTCAGAGATACGAAGAAGAGACGGATCCTGACTaaatacaggctcagtgaccacctactgggtcagacagacaggtcagagagagagacaggctcagtgaccaccaactgggtcagacagacaggtcagagagagacaggctcagtgaccacctactgggtcagacagacaggtcagagagagacaggctcagtgaccacctactgggtcagacagagatacacttcctcctccactggGAAAAACTATCTTCACTAAGAGATTTACACCTTGGAAAAAtagccaaaaaaaataaaacttcccAAAGTTAACACCAGaagacagggagagacagagagagacagagagagagagagacagagacagagagagacagagagagagagagagacagagagagagagacagagagagaaagagagagagagacagagagagacagagagagagagagagacagagagagagagagagagagaaagagagagagagacagagagagagagagacagagagatagagaaagagagagacagagagagagagagagagacagagagacagagcgagagacagagagagagagagacagagagagagagaaagagagacagagagagagaaagagagagagagagagacagagagagagacagagagacagagagagacagagagag
Above is a window of Sander vitreus isolate 19-12246 unplaced genomic scaffold, sanVit1 ctg447_0, whole genome shotgun sequence DNA encoding:
- the LOC144514091 gene encoding LOW QUALITY PROTEIN: class I histocompatibility antigen, F10 alpha chain-like (The sequence of the model RefSeq protein was modified relative to this genomic sequence to represent the inferred CDS: deleted 2 bases in 1 codon), which produces MKTLVVAVLLLGLMVQDASAVTHSLKYFYTASSGVPNFPEYVSVGLVDGVQMIRYDSNTKRQEPKQDWMSRVTEDDPQFWQRNTGIAEGHQQTFKANIEVAKQRFNQTGGVHIFQWMYGCEWDDETDEDNGYEQFGYDGEDFISFDLKTESCVAPKQQAVITKHKWDNDKAEIARKKHYLTQICPEWVKKYLNYGRSSLLRTDRPSVSLLQKSPSSPVSCHATGFYPDRAMMFWRKDGEEHHETWDVGETLPNHDGSFQMSVDLDLSSVPAEDWRRYDCVFQLSGMKDDIVTKLDIAKIRTNREKPTDMTTPIIAAVVVLALVLLAVIGVLVYRKKKADKTQNKPANYRTVPLNGTV